aaattggaagtcccaaaaaccagttttatttgttattatctatcgtccacctggtcattactgtgagtttctctgtgaattttcagaccttttggctgacttagtgcttagctcagataagataattatagtgggcgattttaacatccacacagatgctgagaatgacagcctcaacactgcatttaatctattattagactctattggctttgctcaaaaagtaaatgagtccacccaccactttaatcatatcttagatcttgttctgacttatggtatggaaatagaagacttaacagtattccctgaaaactctcttctgtctgatcatttcttaataacatttacatttactctgatggactacccagcagtggggaataagtttcattacactagaagtctttcagaaagcgctgtaactaggtttaaggatatgattccttctttatgttctctaatgccatataccaacacagtgcagagtagctacctaaactctgtaagtgagatagagtatctcgtcaatagttttacatcctcattgaagacaactttggatgctgtagctcctctaaaaaagagagctttaaatcagaagtgcctgactccgtggtataactcacaaactcgtagcttaaagcagataacccgtaagttggagaggaaatggcgtctcactaatttagaagatcttcacttagcctggaaaaagagtctgttgctctataaaaaagccctccgtaaagctaggacatctttctactcatcactaattgaagaaaataagaacaaccccaggtttcttttcagcactgtagccaggctgacaaagagtcagagctctattgagctgagtattccattaactttaactagtaatgacttcatgactttctttgctaacaaaattttaactattagagaaaaaattactcataaccatcccaaagacgtatcgttatctttggctgctttcagtgatgccggtatttggttagactctttctctccgattgttctgtctgagttattttcattagttacttcatccaaaccatcaacatgtttattagaccccattcctaccaggctgctcaaggaagccctaccattatttaatgcttcgatcttaaatatgatcaatctatctttgttagttggctatgtaccacaggcttttaaggtggcagtaattaaaccattacttaaaaagccatcacttgacccagctatcttagctaattataggccaatctccaaccttcattttctctcaaaaatgcttgaaagggtagttgtaaaacagctaactgatcatctgcagaggaatggtctatttgaagagtttcagtcaggttttagaattcatcatagtacagaaacagcattagtgaaggttacaaatgatcttatggcctcggacagtggactcatctctgtgcttgttctgttagacctcagtgctgcttttgatactgttgaccataaaattttattacagagattagagcatgccataggtattaaaggcactgcgctgcggtggtttgaatcatatttgtctaatagattacaatttgttcatgtaaatggggaatcttcttcacagactaaagttaattatggagttccacaaggttctgtgctaggaccaattttattcactttatacatgcttcccttaggcagtattattagacggtattgcttaaattttcattgttacgcagatgatacccagctttatctatccatgaagccagaggacacacaccaattagctaaactgcaggattgtcttacagacataaagacatggatgacctctaatttcctgcttttaaactcagataaaactggagttattgtacttggccccacaaatcttagaaacatggtgtctaaccagatccttactctggatggcattaccctgacctctagtaatactgtgagaaatcttggagtcatttttgatcaggatatgtcattcaaagcgcatattaaacaaatatgtaggactgattttttgcatttacgcaatatctctaaaatcagaaaggtcttgtctcagagtgatgctgaaaaactaattcatgcatttatttcctctaggctggactattgtaattcattattatcaggttgtcctaaaagttccctaaaaagccttcagttaattcaaaatgctgcagctagagtactgacggggactagaaggagagagcatatctcacccatattggcctctcttcattggcttcctgttaattctagaatagaatttaaaattcttcttcttacttataaggttttgaataatcaggtcccatcttatcttagggacctcgtagtaccatatcaccccaatagagcgcttcgctctcagactgcaggcttacttgtagttcctagggtttgtaagagtagaatgggaggcagagccttcagctttcaggctcctctcctgtggaaccagctcccaattcagatcagggagacagacaccctctctacttttaagattaggcttaaaactttcctttttgctaaagcttatagttagggctggatcaggtgaccctgaaccatcccttagttatgctgctatagacgtagactgctggggggttcccatgatgcactgtttctttctctttttgctctgtatgcaccactctgtatttaatcattagtgatcgatctctgctcccctccacagcatgtctttttcctggttctctccctcagccccaaccagtcccagcagaagactgcccctccctgagcctggttctgctggaggtttcttcctgttaaaagggagtttttccttcccactgtagccaagtgcttgctcacagggggtcgttttgaccgttggggttttacataattattgtatggccttgccttacaatataaagcgccttggggcaactgtttgttgtgatttggcgctatataaaaaaattgattgattgattgattgagatccTCTCAAACCTTGAGGACCCAGAGACCTGAACATCACTGCTAAGATAAGACAATGTCTACAAGTCTGACAATTTCATTGCACACAGATACActtttgatggctgagtccaggaggtCATTAAAGCCTGGCtctcagtcttgatccaggacaatcgcaaacgTGCCGACATGTAAGCAAATGTGCCAACAGCTGCTCTGAAATTACAGTTTGCATGACTAAACCCCATAGCATGCATCCTTATGTTTAATGGGCTTGTACTTTGTGCAGAGAGAACAGctgaattttgtaaaaaaaaaaaaaaaaagagcaacctGATCAAAAGTGTTTGGCACAATGACAAAAACAGATGTATTCATTTTGACTATTTGTTCAAACTTCAAAGCATTGCTTTTATTGTTGATGTAGGCACAGTTTACTAGGGAACCACAGAAAGATTAATATTAATGTCATTTGATGCTGCTTTGGCAAGATCTGGTGTTAGGAGAATGGAGGATCAAACTGGGAAATGTGGAAAATCTAATTATTAGATAAATTTGGCCTTTATGTCAGGTCTATTAGTTATTTAAATAAAAGCTAAACTCAGTGCACTTGGGACCTGATTTCAGACTTAGTTCCCTCAAATACCTGAAATGGATTGCGACACTCTCTTTTCATATTTTACGTTGTTTGGCTTGTACCCTCTAAACTGTCTTCAGTGGATGGATGGTTGCATGAATAGACTGATAGAGTCCAGCAGCTCCAGTTTAACATTTTagtttaaaaacataaaatgctacaaaaaaaaaaagacacaagaaCACTTTATGACTTCTTGTGTCTTTTTGACATCATAGCCCAATAAAAACAAACCCATGTATGGACAGTGTTTCTTTGCAGCCTTTTTTGATTTTCAAAAAGCATTTGATTGGGTTCATCAGGCTGAAAATTTGCAGGAACCCTAACAAGTTGCTAGACATCAAAGCGAGCGTGTACACAGGTACTGTTAGTGTTGTGCAGGGGGATTTGAGCCCACAGTCTTTGACCTCTTCCCACTGCATTCTGGTGTTTGTCGGGGATATGTTCTCATTCCTAATCTGTTCTACATGGACTGGGTCTTAAGTAGGTTTGAGGAGACCAGTGGCTTTGGTGCCTTTGTCAGAAGTTAAGATTTGCTGACCTTGACTTGGGTGACACAATAACTTGACTTACACTCAGGTTGAAGAGTTTTCAAACCGTTCTGTACATGATGTCAATTAATGGTGGCACCTTGTCCTTGATTTTTGGCCCATAGGTTTGAGTGCAtgtgtgaatgcatttgtctgtCCATATCTGGCCCTGCAATAGTCTgacatcctgtccatggtgtacactGCCTCTTGTCCTATGAATGCTGGGACTGGGATATGCTCAAGTGCCCACGAGACTTTCAATTGGAGTAAACGGATATAGAAAGTGAATTAATTACTTTGATTTTGCAGATTATGCTGTGACCTTTgtagaatcaatggaaaccttgattgcaacacttgagaaactgagtgagCAACCTGAGTGTCTGGATTTGCAATCGTTCTGGATCAAAAACTAAGAGCCAccatttgtttttctttgaaCCGGAAGGGTTTTTCTAGATTCCCTGCTAAGATACTTTCTGTTCGTATGGTACCCATGTGTTGCATttgaaaatgttcagaacaatctcatctTTCTGACTGTGAGACACATATTTGTCAAGAATATTGTGGAAAAAATTATCTATCAATAGGAATATGAAGGAAAGTTGGCCAGGATGCAGGAGAGCATCGGTAGGGCTCTAAGGGTTCATGACTTTCTGGACTTGACCATCAGAAGTGTGTGTGATGGAGGTGTTGAATTGTAGAGAGATTCACTAATCTcagcagtgatattcatgtctctAGATCCTTGATCTTTAAAGTGAAGAGATACCTATAAAGAGCGCATGGAGGCAGagtttgctggacagaggtgtttaatGATGATTATACCTTTGCAGGTCAAGGAAGGTCCAATGGTTCTTAATGTCTTAATGGTTTTggaacttcatatattactgtaTAGCTGTAAGACTTTGACATTAACTGTTGACCTAAGTCATCAACTGGATGTCTTTTCAGATCGTACTCTGGCAAGCAAATGGTTACTTagcgagactcagatgaggaagattatttgcattgtgagggcacATTAGCTattacattttggccatgtgaaacACTTCTCTCAGCATGGTCCAGTACGTCTGCCTCTGTGTTGCAGGTGGAAAGGCCTAACGGATACCCACATTTCACATGGCTGAAGCAGATAGGTGGCTATTATATTTAGGTGTGACTGGACCAGAGGTGTGCCTGAGTGGCTGCTCCAGTGTAGTTCTGTAGTGCGGTGGATGCAGTGGCATACAGAACCATAGCATGTTACCAAACCTGAGCTGCTATCGTCTTGTAACTCATTACATTAAAAGGTGATATGAAGACAAAATCTTTCAAATTTCCTGGATTTGAATGCGCTAGGTCAATTGAAAAGGCAtggggtttttgttgtttgccatttgtaatatcccatagatatGTCTGCTACCTGCTGAATAGatagtggatgctggattgatggATTGGTTGCAAGTGTGGTTGTGTCTAAGAGCGGTAGATCATGTATGCACAGAAATGTGCTTGATCAAGGACGTAAACTGTTACATTCTGAGCTAAAAATAACATGGTCGTACTTTCTCATAACCGGGCAGAAACTAAGGGAGATGGTGGACTTAGATATGCAGTGAATGTGGTCCGTGAGAGTGAGAGCGTTTAAATAGAGAAATTTACTATAAATCGGAGAAATAAACCACTATATTCTGATTGATAGATTAACAGCAGTTACATCCCAAAATACAAATAACAAATGCTCACAAATACATGCTCACAAATGCACACAACCCTCTGAGAAGGACTCTGTATCAATGCAGTTGAGTAGTAGTCCTGTTCcttctccctctttctcttctCAACATATGTGtatataagtcccttcggctgctcccttgttttgcactcggggtcgccgagtgcaaaatccaaggtggatttgcagatccaccttgaacatATGTGTATTTTATTAAAAGCACAAAGTTTTACAGGAAGCCCTTTGTGAACATTAGGTTATTGGGGTTTTAGCAGACAAGTAGCAGCACCATGGCTGATCAAATGCTGCAATCTTTTGAATAAGGCATAATATAACATGAAAATTGATTCCCATTATTAATGTAAAGATGGTTTCTTTGTCCGTGACATAAAACATTCATGCTTTAACTTTCTTCTGCTGCTGCCAACAGAGATTGCTGGTGTGAGTTCAGGATGTCAGCAGGGTGGCTGCCTGACCTGCTCCGACTACAATGGCTGCCTTTCCTGCAAACCGCGTTTCTTCATGCATTTGGAGAGAATTGGGATGAAGCAGATCGGGGTGTGCATGACTTCCTGTCCTTCAGGCTTCTACGGCACTCGCTCCCCAGATAGAAACACCTGCACGAGTAAGTCATTGTGACAACGGCACCCATCTTAGTGATGTAATAATAAATATAGATAATGATCATCTGGAAGGTTTATGAAAGCGGTTACATGCATAGTAATTGAAGATATGCTCTCTGCATGGCAATAAGTAATTAATATCACACAACGAGAAAAAAAGTCaccaaaagcgctatataaatgcagtccatttaccaagaaGAGCCCCCGACATCATATGACATCACCACAGAAAGCGTGTCATGTTGCTATATTTTAACCCACATTGGTCAAAATTCTTAgttgatagaactttattaatcccttgggaagactgccTCAGGGAATTTTcaggtttcagcagcattgtatagcagcacacagggtaagaagcacacagaaagtaattaaaaccatttgcaaatataaacatactggctactactgttcctctccttcccatcctctgccttcctgttactcctcctaaccccaagtgaggagttgtacaatctgatggcctgagggacaaaggactttttcagtctgttggtcctgcacttgggaaggagcagacaTGATGAATTGTAATCATTTTGTCAACATAAGACATACATAAGAGATTCCTTTAGTTGAACACTACTGAATAAAATTATCATGGTCTTTAGGAAAATCCTTAAATGGCAAAAAAAATGGtacaaaaaaaatactgaaaaGAATTCTACCTTTAATTAAGAGACTAAACACAACCCCTTTGCATGCTGAGGCTTACTCTGTGCTCAGGATACATGCCATGTATATACTAAAGTGGAGTTGTGGGCTCCAAATCTACTGGTGCAATGCCCTTTAGACCAGGTACTATGAATCATGAAGATAGGGCCCACAAAATATCTGAAACTTGCATGTTAATAATATATTTTACTCGCATGACGAATTCACTGTGAATGCAAAATGTCTAATCTTTCAGCTGCTTGACAAAATATGCAGTATTTCCACTTGTCCTGgatttggcttgcctctactggtggttggctctcactgcggtattgtatcacttcctgttccggagcacagtggtgttttgctgtttctgttagctgtttaatctgtgcagttagattgatctagttaactagataatgatttgtttcacagtgtaatcttcacgtgccttaactaaagcactccctctgctgaatcacctctaaattatttacacattattcactttgtgtgtttttaggaatctgctagcttagcgcagctactagctcttagccggtttagcatggcggcttctcctgtctctcctgcacttttctgctctgggtgtgaaatgtttagttattcctcggcctcctttagcagtaatggtacttgtaataagtgtagcttattcatagctttggaggccaggctgggcgaattggagactcggctccgcaccgtgaaaaattctacagctagccaggcccctgtagtcggtgcggaccaaggtagcttagccaccgctagttccctctggcagatcctgagcagccgggaaagcaggccgactgagtgactgtgaggaggaagcgtagttctaaacagaagccccgtgtacaccgccaacccgttcacatttctaaccgtttttccccactcgacgacacacccgccgaggatcaaactctggttattggcgactctgttttgagaaatgtgaagttagcgacaccagcaaccatagtcaattgtcttccgggggccagagcaggcgacattgaaggaaatttgaaactgctggctaaggctaagcgtaaatttggtaagattgtaattcatgtcggcagtaatgacacccggttacgccaatcggaggtcactaaaattaacattgaatcggtgtgtaactttgcaaaaacaatgtcggactctgtagttttctctgggcccctccccaatcgcctgactccatggtataactcacaaactcgcagcttaaagcagataacccgtaagttggagaggaaatggcgtctcactaatttagaagatcttcacttagcctggaaaaagagtctgttgctctataaaaaagccctccgtaaagctaggacatcttactactcatcactaattgaagaaaataagaacaaccccaggtttcttttcagcactgtagccaggctgacaaagagtcagagctctattgagccaagtattcctttaactttaactagtaatgacttcatgactttctttgctaataaaattttaactattagagaaaaaattactcataaccatcccaaagacgtatcgttatctttggctgctttcagtgatgccggtatttggttagtctctttctctcagattgttctgagttattttcattagttacttcatccaaaccatcaacatgtttattagaccccattcctaccaggctgctcaaggaagccctaccattatttaatgcttcgatcttaaatatgatcaatctatctttattagttggctatgtaccacaggcttttaaggtggcagtaattaaaccattacttaaaaagccatcacttgacccagctatcttagctaattataggccaatctccaaccttccttttctctcaaaaattcttgaaagggtagttgtaaaacagctaactgatcatctgcagaggaatggtctatttgaagagtttcagtcaggttttagaattcatcatagtacagaaacagcattagtgaaggttacaaatgatcttcttatggcctcagacagtggactcatctctgtgcttgttctgttagacctcagttctgcttttgatactgttgaccataaaattttattacagagattagagcatgccataggtattaaaggcactgtgctgcggtggtttgaatcatatttatctaatagattacaatttgttcatgtaaatggggaatattcttcacagactaaggttaattatggagttccacaaggttctgtgctaggaccaattttattcactttatacatgcttcccttaggcagtattattagacggcattgcttaaattttcattgttacgcagatgatacccagctttatctatccatgaagccagaggacacacaccaattagctaaactgcaggattgtcttacagacataaagacatggatgacctctaatttcctgcttttaaactcagataaaactgaagttattgtacttggccccacaaatcttagaaacagggtgtctaaccagatccttactctggatggcattaccctgacctctagtaatactgtgagaaatcttggagtcatttttgatcaggatatgtccttcaatgcgcatattaaacaaatatgtaggactgcttttttgcatttacgcaatatctctaaaattagaaaggtcttgtctcagagtgatgctgaaaaactaattcatgcatttatttcctctaggctgggctattgtaattcattattatcaggttagactgctgggggcttcccacgatgcactgagtgtttctttctgtttttgctctgtatgcaccactctgcatttaatcattagtgattgatctctgctcccctccacagcatgtctttttcctggttctctcccctcagccccaaccagtcccagcagaagactgcccctccctgagcctggttctgctggaggtttcttcctgttaaaagggagtttttccttcccactgtcgccaagtgcttgctcacagggggtcgttttgaccgttggggtttttaagtaattattgtatggccttgccttacaatataaagtgccttggggcaactgtttgttgtgatttggcgctatataaataaaattgattgattgattgacttgtcaTATACTATTGTTTATGAGTAACATAACATCATACATGCATAATAATATTGCTGAGaattgaaaataaaaatcatacaatcACTATTAACATATTACCAGTTGTGACATCTGTCTGCCTGCATTCCTGCCTGTATTCCCAGTAGACAcctgtacgcacacacacacacacacacacacacacacacacacacacacacacacacagacaagctgTATATTTAACACACTGGACACATGCAATAACTTGTACGGTTTAAATAAACGGCAGCGGTGGGTCTGTGTTTCTCCGTCAGAGTGCAGGTCAGAGTGTGATTCCTGCTTCAACAAGAATTTCTGCACGCGCTGCCGAGCAGGATTCTACCTTCACCTGGGCAAGTGCCAGGAAAGCTGTCCCGATGGGCTCGTTCCCAGCGAAGCACAGCGGGAGTGTGTTCCCAGTAAGTGCACATTTATCTAGGCCAGAAATATGTTTTCCCATATTTATTTCAACATGGTTGTAATAAAACTGGATCCCCTTCATCTTATATTTGTTCTGCATTAGCCGTGACATATAATTCCCTGTTGAGGACTGGTGTAGTCCGTGCATACTGCAGGAACGGTGCATCAGACACATTTACACATTAAATTTGTCCACTGCGCCCCACAGATTTTTATGACGCACACGTGATGTGTTGATGGCTTTGTCTGTGCAGAGTGCCATACAGAGTGTGAACTGTGCATGAACAGCGAGACGTGCATACGTTGCCAGCCAGGCCTGTACAAGCTCAGTGGGAGGTGTCACCACGTCTGTCCAGAGGACTACGAGCCCAATGACAAGCTCATGGAGTGTTCATCACAAGGTCAGtccagtatgtgtgtgtgctgtaGTCCTCTGGTTACAAAAGTTGTTCTCTGGGTGTGAGCGGTGTGGCGGTTAATCCAAATGTGATCTGATGACGACTGCTTCGGCTTCACGCAACATCGATTTTAGTGTGAAGCCAAAATAAAGCTAAAGTGGAAAACACAAAATACCTTTTCTAGGCAAGCAAGTCCTACATCGGCCATGAGGTCTACTGGTGCTGGTTCATGTCCCAGGATCCTGTCGCGTTAAACAAGTGTGAGTCCATAACTTGGcaggatgcaggttacttccccagtcaaggtcggtgcccacttacagctgggtggactcagACAGTGCAGctcaaatgtcttgtccaaggtagcatgactgggaatcaaacccacatcagaagaagaaggagaagaaggaccactattgtcattgtacatacatacagtgaaatcTGTCCCctacatttaaccatcctaattacagttggacacaatccATCCAcctggagcagtgggcagccacaatctggcacccagggaccaactccagatgtagagatgctgctttGGTCATGGGtgtagaaaggagcagaccctaaataagcatgtttttgattgtgggaggaaaccaacgTAAATTTGgggagaacatgccaactccacacgGAGAGGAGCAGGTGAGAAGCCATCCTAGGACCTTCttactgaggcaacagtgctattgGCATGACCAAATACATTTGtatagtgacctcatgactccataagctctttccaggcGCCTCCTGATCTCAACGgccgaggatccagagacatgaatgtcactgccaagttaAGCGAATGTCCCAACACTGTGTAGAAATGATTTGAATTTGTAACAGAATTGCATGGTGCAGCCTTGAGCTTCACATGCCAGTTTGTCACAGTTTTAAACTGGGTCCTTCTGGGATGCATATCCGTGAAAGTTAAAACCACACTTTACTAACCAGACCAAAGCACAAACTTAGTTTCTTTTTTGTACGATGTAGCCTAATTgtcttcagaaactgtgtgagtaaGCAAAGTAAATCCTTCTGTCCTTGGAGGACAGAATTTACAATAACATTTTTTCATCAGATAAAGTTGCTAATTTCTTGCCACtggtgtcttcttttttttttttttcatcagtccACTGTGAGGTGGGTGAGTGGAGCGAGTGGAGTCCATGCTCTCGCTCCGGTAGAACCTGCGGGTTCCGACGGGGCCAGGAGACGCGCACAAGGCAGGTCCTTCAGTACCCGTCATCCTTGGGCAGACCGTGCCCGGAGATCTCAGAGATCAAAGAATGCTTGGTGAAGAGGAGGAAATGTCCAGGTAAATAAAAGAGCAGCGGAAGCAGAGGGGGAAGCCGATACTGAAGGAGAGTTTAGATTGTTTGCAGGTCCGACCCGCGTGTGCCAAATCCTGCCTTTAGATCTTTATGAGCTACAACTTGAACCGAAAATgctaaaacaaatgaaaatgcacACACACTAGACCCGAACCATGCTGACCACATGGTGCCGCTTGCCAACACTGTATTCCTGGCACATGGCACGATTTCTGCTCTATGAATACCAGACCGTACTGCTGCAGCTTGTTCTTCCGTTCAGGACTATGTTTA
The Thalassophryne amazonica chromosome 7, fThaAma1.1, whole genome shotgun sequence genome window above contains:
- the rspo3 gene encoding R-spondin-3 isoform X2, with translation MQLQLISFAWIIWHCMEYTGGQQHSSSRHRQHKQIAGVSSGCQQGGCLTCSDYNGCLSCKPRFFMHLERIGMKQIGVCMTSCPSGFYGTRSPDRNTCTKCRSECDSCFNKNFCTRCRAGFYLHLGKCQESCPDGLVPSEAQRECVPKCHTECELCMNSETCIRCQPGLYKLSGRCHHVCPEDYEPNDKLMECSSQVHCEVGEWSEWSPCSRSGRTCGFRRGQETRTRQVLQYPSSLGRPCPEISEIKECLVKRRKCPGKSKSDRRERRNRNRKDKENQDRPAGEKRERDRERERDLDEREDSDSRNKTEHRRRRDQELHPVPPEDDSAQ
- the rspo3 gene encoding R-spondin-3 isoform X1, translated to MQLQLISFAWIIWHCMEYTGGQQHSSSRHRQHKQIAGVSSGCQQGGCLTCSDYNGCLSCKPRFFMHLERIGMKQIGVCMTSCPSGFYGTRSPDRNTCTKCRSECDSCFNKNFCTRCRAGFYLHLGKCQESCPDGLVPSEAQRECVPKCHTECELCMNSETCIRCQPGLYKLSGRCHHVCPEDYEPNDKLMECSSQVHCEVGEWSEWSPCSRSGRTCGFRRGQETRTRQVLQYPSSLGRPCPEISEIKECLVKRRKCPGGLRKK